Within Diospyros lotus cultivar Yz01 chromosome 15, ASM1463336v1, whole genome shotgun sequence, the genomic segment ACTGCAAGCTAGCCTTCCAGTTTTCCTATTCAGAAGTGTTGCCACATCTTTGCCAGGAAGCACTTTTTGTTGACAGATATCACACATTCTTTCCGCAGCTACACGTTGCTGTCGCCTCAACTCTCTTCGAATGGTTTTGCTTGATATAAATCTTGAATGCAGCAACTGATCAGCATCTCCATCTACGAGCATCCTTGAGCTAGAACTAGCGGAAGATTGATGATCTTCACTTGATGAGTCATAACAATTACTCAGGGACTCACTAATATCCTCTGGATCAGAAAAAGACACccgttttctttttttagcatCCTCAAGGTCCTCAATTTCCGCCTGTGGACTAGAAGAAAGCAAATGCTTCACATCATCAAATAAACCCTGTCTACCTAAACTGTAACTATATACAAAGGTGACAACAGCAAAGTCATGCTCTGGAATCATATGGCTATCCTCATTCTGGTTATTTCCCAGCCATTCACACCATATCCTACAAATTCCATTTGGAACCCCATCCCTCAAGAAAACCCGAGCAGCAATTTTTCCAGTACCCAAGAACCTTACTTCCAAATCTGAAATTGTATCCTCACGCAAAACACCAGGAACAACCAAATCATAAGAATGCCTATTACCATTCATATTCCTAACATGTGAGTTATCAGAAAAATCAGCATCACTTCCATGTTTATCATGTGAACTGTCATCACAATCTGCACCATTGCCTGTAGACTGAAATTCCCCATCACAACCAGATCTCCCATGAGAAACATTCTTATCACAATCGGCGTTTAAATTTTCTACATGAGAAACAATAGCAAGTTCATCTTCATTGCCAATTTGGTGGTCTAAGAACCTAATTTGCTCCACACTTGAGCCAACTAACTGCTTATCTTGCTCAGAAGAACTCTGAAAGAAAAGAACACCATCATTAAAAGGCCATGGATTTGGTTTCAGCAAGGTAGCTTTGGCAGCAGCAAGCCTTCCATTGTGCAGATTTCCCTTCAAGTGATCAAACAACACAGTATCATTATAACACGGAGCCAGACACAGTGTGCAGAAGAATATGAACTTCTTCCCATCTTCCCTAAGGTCAACATATGTATGACCCTGCAATCTCACATTCCGAAAAGTTGTTCTCGCTAACTGTTCCCTTAGACTACAAGCAGTCGTCTTCGGAAACCCTAATTCCCTCTTTCCCGCCATTCAACTTTCAAACCCTAACTTCCAGTTAAACAGGTCCTACCAACAAGATAGAATTTTTCAACAACCAAATAACACCGAGAAACACCAGCTTTGGATAAAGATTCACCGTGAAACTCCAGAAAGTCCGCAATATTAACGGTCCATCCGATACAAAGAACAAGCaaactgtttttcttttttcttctttctaagCGAACTTAATCGCGAGAAGAAAGGAATTTACCGAAATTTCGCATACAGATTCGAGGAGAATACAAAAGAAAGTTAAAGAAAACAACATAAACAAACAAGGTTGCTATCCTTAATCAGAATTGACTGTGAGAAGCAATAAATTTCACAGAAACCCTCGAGACCCTGATTTCACTGGGAATTTCAGCTTCAACCGGCGAAAACAACAACCAAAGAGACGATTCGAAACCCTAAATCGAATACCTAGTAGCAAACCCTAAACTTACAACTTCGCTGCGAGTCCTGTATAGGATTCTTCGGAACCGCTCGAGCTATTCGGTCAACGTCAATAAATGATTCCACAACGCAGGCCAGAACGATATGCGAGAAAGCGTCCTCCATTgccatctccattttccctGTAGCCAAGAAAACGCTTCGAAGCCCTGTTTGATTACAGATGAAAAGGAGGAGAAGGCGATCGTAAAGAGACCGGATTACGAAATTCGCGAAGATTTGTAAGCGAATTTGGTCAAAATTTGAGTTCCGCCAGAAATGCGAACGGTGCTGTCTGCCCTTGGTGTTTTTGCCTTTAGGGATTCAATTTGTAGAGGCGTCAATGGTGATGAACGATGGACCGTGCGATGAACGAGATCGACGGCCGATGATCAGTGCGGCAACTGCATAGGGTGTGACGGGGAATAGAGGATTGTAGCGCAGATTCGAATTTTGGAATCGGATAATTTCAATCGAGATAATGAATAGTGACTTCAAAAACAGGGAAGGGGAGATGTTATTATACAGACGATCCCACGTTACAATCACGATCATCCAATTCCAGTCTTAAGTTTCAATCGTCTACGCTATCCCAGCCAGGAAAATGCCACGGTACCAATGTTAGGCACTGAATGTTCTTTTCGTCGTTGATCGATcgttgttgtattattttaatgaaaatattatttagcatatatttaattaattataagataTGATAATGAGAATCAAAACCAAAGTAGAAGAATGTAGCATTTTACCATAAAAATTTGAATGCTATTGTTGTATTATAATATAGTAAGCGTGCTGGGATTCACGTTGGTTGAGTAAAGCATACTTTGGTCATTCACATTCATCTCCTTTCCTTAGTAACAAGgatccatctaatattta encodes:
- the LOC127792605 gene encoding uncharacterized protein LOC127792605, which encodes MAGKRELGFPKTTACSLREQLARTTFRNVRLQGHTYVDLREDGKKFIFFCTLCLAPCYNDTVLFDHLKGNLHNGRLAAAKATLLKPNPWPFNDGVLFFQSSSEQDKQLVGSSVEQIRFLDHQIGNEDELAIVSHVENLNADCDKNVSHGRSGCDGEFQSTGNGADCDDSSHDKHGSDADFSDNSHVRNMNGNRHSYDLVVPGVLREDTISDLEVRFLGTGKIAARVFLRDGVPNGICRIWCEWLGNNQNEDSHMIPEHDFAVVTFVYSYSLGRQGLFDDVKHLLSSSPQAEIEDLEDAKKRKRVSFSDPEDISESLSNCYDSSSEDHQSSASSSSRMLVDGDADQLLHSRFISSKTIRRELRRQQRVAAERMCDICQQKVLPGKDVATLLNRKTGRLACSSRNGNGVFHVFHISCLIHWILLRELEMSNTQSAGLKVKRKSRRKARPKCNGSREDDEEKTLQKQVLSVLCPVCQGTGINVDGDELEKPTVPLSEMFRYKIKVSDAHRAWMKSPEVLQNCSTGFHFPTKLDELVQGDVSPLKLLHFYRADT